The sequence CTGGATCAGACTAAATTTCACGATTTCAATACAGACATCTAGGAGACTACACCCCGGGCAGCAGGACAATCTGAGGAGGCTCAGGTAGGTGAACCCATTACTCCATCGCCATAAAATGTGCCTAGCCCGTTTGGCTTAAGCCTTGGAGGTTATGGCTAGTTGAGTGTACCCAGTTGACGTAGGGCCTCAAACAGCCCAATGGCAGCACTCACAGAAAGATTGAGACTGCGAACAACAGTGCGATTCATGGGGATATAAGCCGTTTCATCACAGGCCGCAAGCACGGCTTTGGGTAACCCCTCGGTTTCGCTGCCAAACAGTAGCCAATCATTGGGGTGATAGGTCAAATCTGTATAGCTACATCGCCCAGAGGTACTAAAGCCGATGGTGCGCCCACCGCTTAGACGCTGCTGGTGGTGAAAAGTTTCCCAATCGGGGTGCAGGGTGAGAT is a genomic window of Nodosilinea sp. E11 containing:
- a CDS encoding tRNA (cytidine(34)-2'-O)-methyltransferase codes for the protein MPAIVLVNPQIPPNTGNIARTCAATATPLHLVAPIGFDLSDRALKRAGLDYWPHVDLTLHPDWETFHHQQRLSGGRTIGFSTSGRCSYTDLTYHPNDWLLFGSETEGLPKAVLAACDETAYIPMNRTVVRSLNLSVSAAIGLFEALRQLGTLN